In a genomic window of Saccharothrix sp. HUAS TT1:
- a CDS encoding FG-GAP-like repeat-containing protein: MPRPESPVDPRAGAVQHFAHDLRLLREKAGSPPYRSLARRAHYAPATLARAASGRELPSLAVALAYVRACGGDEREWEERWRAVAAETHPASAGEPRHEPVAGPVAEPRREPRPPGESRPSGEPVIPAQPTSAGQPAPVRRRWPIAVAAVVLVLGAVAAVVVSRGDDPPSSAPPPVTGKAEMLDVHTGADGTIRTWPNTGGFPEWTWSDPVGIVLSGADPALTRFADLDGDGYDELVRLDAGGTVTASWNDRGFPGRPWQASLVVGAGLTGAPDHLHFADLDGDGRDELVTADGALRARPNTGGFPGHPWGEEVDLGPAPSRPVWFADLDGDAKAELITLRDDDVLRARHNTGAFPDQPWGAEVDLGPTDPDPARVRFADLDGDGFAELVTINEDGTTTAWWNDRTFPDHPWHASVLVGKGWVGDPARVRFADLTGRDRPGS; encoded by the coding sequence ATGCCACGGCCGGAGAGCCCGGTGGACCCGCGGGCGGGGGCGGTGCAGCACTTCGCGCACGACCTCCGGCTGCTGCGGGAGAAGGCGGGGTCACCGCCGTACCGGTCGCTGGCGCGGCGCGCGCACTACGCCCCGGCGACGTTGGCACGGGCCGCGTCCGGGCGTGAGCTGCCCAGCCTCGCCGTGGCCCTCGCCTACGTGCGGGCCTGCGGCGGGGACGAGCGGGAGTGGGAGGAGCGGTGGCGCGCGGTGGCCGCCGAAACCCACCCGGCTTCGGCAGGGGAGCCCCGCCACGAACCGGTGGCGGGCCCGGTGGCGGAGCCCCGCCGCGAACCGCGACCACCCGGCGAATCGCGACCGTCCGGCGAACCGGTGATCCCGGCGCAACCCACCTCCGCGGGGCAACCCGCCCCGGTCCGCCGCCGGTGGCCGATCGCGGTGGCAGCGGTGGTGCTCGTCCTCGGCGCGGTGGCGGCGGTGGTCGTGTCCAGGGGCGACGACCCGCCGTCGTCGGCGCCGCCACCCGTCACCGGGAAAGCGGAAATGCTCGACGTGCACACCGGCGCCGACGGCACGATCCGGACCTGGCCCAACACCGGAGGCTTCCCGGAGTGGACGTGGAGCGACCCGGTCGGCATCGTGCTGAGCGGGGCCGACCCCGCGCTGACCAGGTTCGCCGACCTCGACGGCGACGGCTACGACGAGCTGGTCCGGCTCGACGCGGGCGGCACGGTGACCGCGTCGTGGAACGACCGGGGCTTCCCCGGCCGCCCGTGGCAGGCGTCGCTGGTCGTCGGCGCCGGGCTGACCGGCGCCCCGGACCACCTCCACTTCGCCGACCTGGACGGCGACGGTCGGGACGAGCTGGTCACCGCCGACGGCGCGCTGCGCGCCCGGCCCAACACCGGCGGCTTTCCCGGCCACCCCTGGGGCGAGGAGGTCGACCTGGGGCCCGCGCCGTCCCGGCCCGTCTGGTTCGCGGACCTCGACGGCGACGCCAAGGCCGAGCTGATCACCCTGCGCGACGACGACGTCCTGCGCGCCCGGCACAACACCGGCGCGTTCCCCGACCAGCCGTGGGGCGCCGAGGTGGACCTGGGCCCGACCGACCCCGACCCGGCCCGGGTCCGCTTCGCCGACCTCGACGGGGACGGCTTCGCCGAGCTGGTCACGATCAACGAGGACGGCACCACCACGGCGTGGTGGAACGACCGCACCTTCCCCGACCACCCGTGGCACGCCTCGGTGCTGGTCGGCAAGGGCTGGGTCGGCGACCCGGCGCGGGTGCGGTTCGCCGACCTCACGGGCCGCGACCGGCCGGGGTCGTGA
- a CDS encoding sensor histidine kinase — translation MQRALSILAVVACLTLPLGSASFEQHLAGTLLVGLAYGAIAVVGFPFAQRRGRAAAAAFVGVQLPLGFLLFSLSGAAVGAVLLLVVLVAQAVLLLPLPAAAAVAAVIPLVHVGMDWPDGLREGLGTLAVTGFTAVITELLVREQRARAELAAANERLRGYAAQAEQLATTQERNRVARDIHDSLGHHLTVVQMLLQAARAVVRTADADRLDGVLAKAQDQSRQALAEVRRSVAALREPRSEPLVDALRALTSEVSEAGVPTGFEVRGAARAARAEVEESLFRAAQEGLTNVRKHADATAATVVLDYGLVDRVRLEVRDDGRGLRERSGDGFGLVGLEERVAGLGGRVSVDSPAGRGVTLTVEVPA, via the coding sequence GTGCAGCGGGCGTTGAGCATCCTCGCGGTGGTCGCGTGCCTGACGCTGCCGCTCGGCTCGGCGAGCTTCGAGCAGCACCTGGCGGGAACGCTGCTGGTCGGCCTGGCCTACGGCGCGATCGCCGTCGTCGGGTTCCCGTTCGCCCAGCGGCGCGGCCGGGCGGCCGCCGCCGCGTTCGTCGGTGTCCAGCTGCCGCTGGGATTCCTGCTGTTCTCGCTGTCCGGCGCGGCGGTCGGGGCCGTGCTGCTGCTGGTGGTCCTGGTCGCGCAGGCCGTGCTGCTGCTGCCGCTGCCGGCCGCCGCCGCGGTGGCCGCGGTCATCCCGCTGGTCCACGTGGGGATGGACTGGCCCGACGGGTTGCGCGAGGGGCTGGGCACGCTGGCCGTCACCGGCTTCACCGCGGTGATCACCGAGCTGCTGGTCCGGGAGCAGCGCGCGAGGGCGGAGCTGGCGGCGGCCAACGAGCGGTTGCGCGGGTACGCCGCCCAGGCCGAGCAGCTGGCGACCACGCAGGAGCGCAACCGGGTCGCCCGCGACATCCACGACAGCCTCGGCCACCACCTGACCGTCGTCCAGATGCTCCTCCAGGCGGCGCGCGCGGTGGTCCGCACCGCCGACGCCGACCGGCTCGACGGGGTGCTGGCCAAGGCGCAGGACCAGTCGCGGCAGGCGCTGGCCGAGGTCCGCCGCTCGGTCGCCGCGTTGCGCGAACCCCGGTCCGAGCCGCTGGTGGACGCGTTGCGGGCGTTGACGTCCGAGGTGTCCGAGGCGGGTGTGCCGACCGGGTTCGAGGTGCGCGGCGCGGCCCGCGCGGCCCGTGCCGAGGTCGAGGAGTCGTTGTTCCGCGCGGCCCAGGAAGGGCTGACGAACGTGCGCAAGCACGCCGACGCCACCGCCGCGACCGTGGTGCTGGACTACGGTCTGGTCGACCGGGTCCGGCTGGAGGTGCGCGACGACGGCCGCGGGTTGCGCGAGCGGTCGGGCGACGGCTTCGGCCTGGTGGGCCTGGAGGAGAGGGTGGCCGGGCTGGGCGGTCGGGTGTCGGTCGACTCCCCCGCCGGGCGTGGCGTGACGTTGACCGTGGAGGTGCCGGCGTGA
- a CDS encoding response regulator, with protein MTTPVRVLVVDDQALFREALAMLLEVQPEVEVVGEAGDGEEAVRRCAELSPDVVLMDLRMPVLDGIAATDRLRVEQPGVRVLALTTFDDDADVFAALRAGALGYLLKDVSSARLVEALVAARRGESVLQPSVAAKLVARVARLPQEVPPPVTPLSERELDVVRLLAEGRSNREIAGRLFLAEGTVKNLVTGVLAKLQVRDRTQAALRARELGLC; from the coding sequence GTGACCACGCCCGTCCGCGTCCTGGTCGTGGACGACCAGGCCCTGTTCCGGGAGGCGCTGGCGATGCTGCTGGAGGTGCAGCCGGAGGTCGAGGTGGTCGGCGAGGCCGGTGACGGGGAGGAGGCCGTGCGGCGGTGCGCCGAGCTGTCGCCCGACGTGGTCCTGATGGACCTGCGGATGCCGGTGCTGGACGGCATCGCGGCCACCGACCGGCTGCGGGTCGAGCAGCCCGGGGTGCGGGTGCTGGCGCTGACCACGTTCGACGACGACGCCGACGTATTCGCGGCGTTGCGCGCCGGTGCGCTGGGCTACCTGCTCAAGGACGTGTCGTCGGCCCGGTTGGTGGAGGCGCTGGTCGCGGCGCGGCGCGGCGAGTCGGTGCTCCAGCCGTCCGTGGCGGCGAAGCTCGTGGCGCGGGTGGCCCGGCTGCCGCAGGAGGTCCCGCCCCCTGTCACGCCGCTGTCGGAGCGCGAGCTGGACGTGGTGCGGCTGCTCGCCGAGGGCCGCAGCAACAGGGAGATCGCCGGGCGGCTGTTCCTGGCCGAGGGCACGGTGAAGAACCTCGTCACCGGCGTGCTGGCCAAGCTCCAGGTGCGCGACCGCACCCAGGCCGCGCTGCGGGCCCGGGAACTCGGCCTCTGCTGA
- a CDS encoding STAS domain-containing protein, translating to MDEQPTRHTTTELDDGVVRLSVSGTLDAATHRPVLTELDTVFETGPAGVVLDLRAVDFMGSVGIAMLVNARHRANRLRIPLAIVADSRPVLRPLQMSQVDGALPLHPTVDAALAAIRVAAP from the coding sequence ATGGACGAGCAGCCCACCCGTCACACCACCACCGAGCTGGACGACGGCGTCGTCCGGCTCAGCGTGTCCGGCACCCTCGACGCGGCCACGCACCGGCCGGTGCTGACCGAGCTCGACACCGTGTTCGAGACCGGACCGGCCGGGGTGGTGCTCGACCTGCGCGCCGTCGACTTCATGGGCTCGGTCGGCATCGCGATGCTGGTCAACGCCCGCCACCGGGCCAACCGGCTGCGCATCCCGCTCGCCATCGTCGCCGACAGCCGCCCGGTGCTGCGCCCGTTGCAGATGAGCCAGGTCGACGGCGCGCTCCCGCTTCACCCGACCGTGGACGCGGCGCTGGCGGCGATCCGCGTGGCGGCGCCCTGA
- a CDS encoding RNA polymerase sigma factor RpoD/SigA, with translation MSLTMEMPRPTRPAAAARERSQDADLVGRYLRELTATPLLTAPEEVALAKRIEAGVYAAELVRRSDEGDGPTLDVERHRVLRRVTEDGRRAKDHMIRANLRLVVSVAKKHSFRGLPLLDVVQEGNLGLIRAVEKWDYAKGFKFSTYAVWWVRQAIERGLAEQTRTIRLPLHVVEELAKLRKVERGLRAGTDREPTVEELARAAGVPVARVVDLRTAERATISLETPVGDDGGGSVADLIEDADTVHAHEAVEHQEVAQELRALVGTLPERQARIVTQRYGLSDGRARSLQELADELGLTRERVRQLEKESIRVLRDPERNRALLDWAG, from the coding sequence ATGTCGTTGACCATGGAGATGCCCCGCCCGACGCGCCCGGCCGCCGCCGCGCGCGAGCGGTCGCAGGACGCCGACCTGGTCGGCCGCTACCTGCGCGAGCTCACCGCGACGCCGCTGCTGACCGCCCCGGAGGAGGTCGCCCTGGCCAAGCGCATCGAGGCGGGCGTCTACGCCGCCGAGCTGGTGCGCCGCTCGGACGAGGGCGACGGCCCGACCCTGGACGTCGAGCGCCACCGCGTGCTGCGCCGGGTGACCGAGGACGGTCGGCGGGCGAAGGACCACATGATCCGGGCCAACCTGCGGTTGGTGGTGTCGGTGGCCAAGAAGCACTCGTTCCGCGGCCTGCCGCTGCTGGACGTGGTGCAGGAGGGCAACCTCGGCCTGATCCGCGCGGTGGAGAAGTGGGACTACGCCAAGGGCTTCAAGTTCTCCACCTACGCGGTCTGGTGGGTCCGCCAGGCCATCGAGCGCGGCCTGGCCGAGCAGACCCGGACCATCCGGCTGCCGCTGCACGTGGTCGAGGAGCTGGCCAAGCTGCGCAAGGTCGAGCGCGGGCTGCGGGCCGGGACCGACCGCGAGCCGACCGTCGAGGAGCTGGCGCGAGCGGCCGGGGTGCCGGTGGCCAGGGTGGTCGACCTGCGCACCGCCGAACGGGCCACGATCAGCCTGGAGACGCCGGTCGGCGACGACGGCGGCGGGTCGGTGGCCGACCTCATCGAGGACGCCGACACCGTGCACGCGCACGAGGCGGTCGAGCACCAGGAGGTCGCGCAGGAGCTGCGGGCCCTGGTCGGCACGCTGCCCGAGCGGCAGGCGCGGATCGTGACGCAGCGCTACGGGCTGTCCGACGGGCGCGCCCGCAGCCTCCAGGAGCTGGCCGACGAGCTCGGCCTGACCCGCGAGCGCGTCCGGCAGCTGGAGAAGGAGTCCATCCGCGTGCTGCGCGACCCCGAGCGCAACCGCGCGCTGCTCGACTGGGCAGGGTGA
- a CDS encoding GAF and ANTAR domain-containing protein, translating to MTDSGEQGDELAARLNQVARDLHRADGEQGTMDAIVHAAVGTIPGAAHAGIMTIVSKRDIRTVATTDDVPRDADQVQYDTGQGPCLTALYQQKIVSAPDLATESRWPLFAKRALDLKVTSMLSFRLYVEGDDLGALNLYSPEAHAFDEESEHVGLLFAGHAAVALARAQEREHLAESVQTRDLIGQAKGILMERHKLTADQAFHLLVRASQQTNLKLRVLAERLTRTGELPSPGSRRP from the coding sequence ATGACCGACAGCGGTGAGCAGGGCGACGAACTGGCCGCCAGGCTGAACCAGGTGGCCCGCGACCTGCACCGGGCCGACGGTGAGCAGGGCACCATGGACGCGATCGTGCACGCGGCGGTCGGCACCATCCCCGGCGCCGCGCACGCCGGCATCATGACCATCGTCAGCAAGCGCGACATCCGGACCGTGGCGACGACGGACGACGTGCCGCGCGACGCGGACCAGGTGCAGTACGACACCGGCCAGGGCCCGTGCCTGACCGCGCTGTACCAGCAGAAGATCGTCAGCGCGCCGGACCTGGCGACGGAGTCCCGGTGGCCGCTGTTCGCCAAGCGGGCGCTCGACCTGAAAGTCACGTCCATGCTGTCGTTCCGCCTGTACGTCGAGGGCGACGACCTCGGCGCGCTCAACCTGTACTCCCCCGAGGCGCACGCGTTCGACGAGGAGTCCGAGCACGTGGGGCTGCTGTTCGCCGGGCACGCCGCGGTGGCGCTGGCCCGTGCCCAGGAGCGGGAGCACCTGGCCGAGTCGGTGCAGACGCGCGACCTGATCGGGCAGGCCAAGGGCATCCTGATGGAGCGCCACAAGCTCACCGCCGATCAGGCGTTCCACCTGCTCGTGCGGGCCAGCCAGCAGACCAACCTGAAGCTGCGCGTGCTCGCCGAACGGCTCACCCGGACCGGTGAACTGCCGTCACCCGGCAGCCGGAGGCCCTGA
- a CDS encoding maleylpyruvate isomerase N-terminal domain-containing protein, with the protein MELDITDRRWRDVRDALAAAAERFARMLLDCRTPQRRALGDWTVADTAAHVAIVGRLNAGLIAEDLSPLDDPELDRGWQESSFGGFARLNTLSLEHFPERALDVVSNTLLEEVDLLLNRARDVDPRELRPWLGGARLPAASLVAHQLNEVLIHGLDIARALGAPWRISAHEAALTFDLFLMPMLGGDTGRLLAGASPTPGRVAIEFRSKHTTPVTLTSDNGRIEVRPAGRAKVDAQVRFHPTAMMLTVFRRTRLARSVATGKVLAFGRRPWAAVTYLRGMRSP; encoded by the coding sequence GTGGAGCTGGACATCACCGACCGGCGGTGGCGGGACGTGCGCGACGCCCTCGCCGCGGCGGCCGAGCGGTTCGCCCGGATGCTGCTGGACTGCCGGACGCCGCAGCGGCGCGCGCTCGGGGACTGGACGGTCGCCGACACCGCCGCGCACGTCGCCATCGTCGGCAGGCTCAACGCCGGCCTGATCGCCGAGGACCTGTCCCCGCTGGACGACCCCGAGCTGGACCGCGGCTGGCAGGAGTCGAGCTTCGGCGGGTTCGCGCGGCTCAACACGCTGTCCCTGGAGCACTTCCCCGAACGCGCGCTGGACGTCGTGTCGAACACCCTGCTGGAGGAGGTCGACCTGCTGCTGAACCGCGCCCGGGACGTCGACCCGCGCGAGCTGCGGCCCTGGCTCGGCGGCGCGCGGCTGCCGGCGGCCTCGCTGGTGGCGCACCAGCTCAACGAGGTCCTGATCCACGGGCTGGACATCGCGCGGGCGCTGGGCGCCCCGTGGCGGATCTCCGCGCACGAGGCCGCCCTGACGTTCGACCTGTTCCTGATGCCGATGCTCGGCGGCGACACCGGCAGGCTGCTCGCGGGCGCCTCGCCCACCCCGGGCCGGGTCGCCATCGAGTTCCGCTCGAAGCACACCACCCCGGTGACCTTGACCAGCGACAACGGTCGGATCGAGGTGCGGCCCGCCGGGCGGGCGAAGGTCGACGCGCAGGTCAGGTTCCACCCGACCGCGATGATGCTCACGGTCTTCCGCCGCACCCGCCTCGCGCGGTCCGTCGCGACCGGGAAGGTGCTGGCCTTCGGCCGTCGCCCCTGGGCGGCGGTCACGTACCTGCGGGGCATGCGGTCGCCGTGA
- a CDS encoding GNAT family N-acetyltransferase, with amino-acid sequence MGQSVVVPQGWPRDAVVRTERLRAEPVRVAHAEEMTSVLGDPALYAITGGAPPSVDELRARYRRWERPSSDDGGEGWLNWVVLREEDDVAVGTVQATTAVGANGLTAEVAWVLGVPFQGRGYATEAAAAVVEWLVSRGAQDVCAHIASDHPASEAVARRIGMRATGEFREDGEQRWRARRPPTAPR; translated from the coding sequence GTGGGTCAGTCGGTGGTGGTGCCGCAGGGGTGGCCGCGGGACGCCGTGGTGCGGACCGAGCGGTTGCGGGCGGAGCCCGTGCGGGTCGCGCACGCCGAGGAGATGACGTCGGTGCTGGGCGACCCGGCGCTCTACGCGATCACCGGCGGTGCGCCGCCGAGCGTCGACGAGCTGCGGGCGCGGTACCGGCGCTGGGAGCGGCCGTCGTCCGACGACGGTGGCGAGGGCTGGTTGAACTGGGTCGTGCTGCGGGAGGAGGACGACGTCGCGGTCGGCACGGTGCAGGCGACCACGGCAGTCGGCGCGAACGGGCTGACCGCGGAGGTAGCGTGGGTGTTGGGCGTGCCGTTCCAGGGCCGCGGCTACGCCACAGAAGCCGCAGCGGCGGTGGTCGAGTGGCTGGTGTCGCGGGGTGCGCAGGACGTGTGCGCGCACATCGCGTCCGACCACCCGGCCAGTGAGGCGGTCGCGCGGCGGATCGGCATGAGGGCCACCGGAGAGTTCCGCGAGGACGGGGAGCAGCGCTGGCGGGCGCGTCGGCCGCCGACGGCTCCGCGATGA
- a CDS encoding lysostaphin resistance A-like protein codes for MDDEQIEPAVRPDGVTRRVGLSLLAVFLAAQVTMMVVSVLVLVSAGSVDSAPADGWLLALLVLPSSSAAVVAVLGVTWLGGGPRAGRVWRELAVRWNLRDVGIGLALGVGGLALTLPAAAAWAAWVGDDQATSAVGDAFAGRELSRVAAVVTFLAVWLIAPLAEELLFRGVLWRALEHLRWNRWVVFAVTSLVFSLAHLELLRTPLLLVLSIPIGLARLLTGNLVASVVAHQVNNFLPALALLLATTGGLS; via the coding sequence GTGGACGATGAGCAGATCGAGCCGGCGGTCCGCCCCGACGGCGTGACCCGACGGGTGGGGCTGTCGCTGCTGGCGGTGTTCCTCGCCGCGCAGGTGACGATGATGGTCGTGTCCGTGCTGGTGCTGGTGTCCGCCGGTTCGGTGGACTCGGCGCCGGCGGACGGGTGGCTGCTCGCGCTGCTGGTCCTGCCGTCCTCGTCGGCGGCGGTCGTGGCCGTGCTCGGGGTGACGTGGCTGGGCGGCGGCCCCCGGGCCGGGAGGGTGTGGCGCGAGCTGGCCGTCCGCTGGAACCTGCGGGACGTCGGCATCGGGCTGGCGCTGGGGGTGGGCGGCTTGGCGCTCACCCTGCCCGCGGCCGCGGCGTGGGCCGCCTGGGTGGGCGACGACCAGGCCACCTCGGCGGTCGGTGACGCGTTCGCCGGCCGTGAGCTGAGCCGGGTCGCGGCCGTGGTGACGTTCCTCGCCGTGTGGCTGATCGCGCCGCTGGCGGAGGAACTGCTGTTCCGGGGCGTGCTGTGGCGGGCGTTGGAGCACCTGCGGTGGAACCGCTGGGTCGTGTTCGCGGTGACCAGCCTGGTGTTCTCCCTGGCACACCTGGAACTCCTGCGCACGCCGCTGCTGCTGGTGCTGTCCATCCCGATCGGCCTGGCCCGGCTGCTCACCGGCAACCTGGTCGCGAGCGTCGTCGCCCACCAGGTCAACAACTTCCTGCCCGCACTGGCCCTGCTCCTGGCCACCACGGGCGGTCTGTCGTGA
- a CDS encoding ATP-binding cassette domain-containing protein, translated as MTTTPTGPAIAVTGLRRSYGSQVVLDGIDLEVPEGSVFSLLGPNGAGKTTVVRILSTLIRADAGEARVRGHDVVRDADRVRAAIAVTGQFAAVDDFLTGEENLRLMADLHHLDRAEGRRRVADLVERFDLGQAAGKAAVTYSGGMRRRLDLAMGLVGDPRVVFLDEPTTGLDPRSRRDVWRAVRDLAAGGVTVFLTTQYLEEADQLADRVALLDHGRLVAEGTPAELKRRVPGGHVELRFADEHALAAAVAALGAVPDPTDEPLVLRVPGDGGVRSLKALLDRLDAASVEVDGLTVRTPDLDDVFFALTGRPATGRPATDRLATDAEEATA; from the coding sequence ATGACGACAACACCGACCGGACCGGCCATCGCCGTGACCGGCCTGCGCAGGTCCTACGGCAGCCAGGTGGTGCTCGACGGCATCGACCTGGAGGTGCCCGAGGGCTCCGTCTTCTCGCTGCTCGGCCCGAACGGCGCGGGCAAGACGACCGTGGTCCGGATCTTGTCCACGCTGATCCGCGCCGACGCGGGCGAGGCTCGCGTCCGCGGTCACGACGTGGTGCGCGACGCCGACCGGGTGCGGGCGGCGATCGCGGTCACCGGCCAGTTCGCCGCGGTCGACGACTTCCTCACCGGCGAGGAGAACCTGCGGCTGATGGCGGACCTGCACCACCTGGACCGGGCCGAGGGGCGACGGCGGGTCGCGGACCTGGTCGAGCGGTTCGACCTCGGGCAGGCGGCCGGGAAGGCGGCCGTCACGTACTCGGGCGGCATGCGGCGTCGGCTGGACCTGGCGATGGGGCTCGTCGGCGACCCGCGGGTGGTCTTCCTGGACGAGCCGACCACCGGGCTGGACCCGCGCAGCCGGCGGGACGTGTGGCGGGCCGTCCGCGACCTGGCCGCGGGCGGTGTGACGGTCTTCCTCACCACGCAGTACCTGGAGGAGGCCGACCAGCTCGCCGACCGGGTCGCCCTGCTCGACCACGGCCGGCTCGTCGCCGAGGGCACGCCGGCCGAGCTGAAGCGGCGGGTGCCGGGCGGGCACGTCGAACTGCGGTTCGCCGACGAGCACGCGCTGGCCGCGGCGGTCGCGGCGCTGGGGGCCGTGCCGGACCCGACCGACGAGCCGCTGGTCCTGCGGGTGCCGGGCGACGGGGGCGTCCGCTCGCTGAAGGCCCTGCTCGACCGCCTCGACGCCGCCTCGGTGGAGGTGGACGGGCTGACCGTGCGCACCCCCGACCTGGACGACGTGTTCTTCGCCCTGACCGGCCGACCCGCGACCGGCCGACCCGCTACTGACCGACTCGCGACCGACGCCGAGGAGGCGACCGCGTGA
- a CDS encoding ABC transporter permease, with amino-acid sequence MTTPSPAVRDSVTMLRRQLRHMSRNLSTVLMLLAVPIVFLLLSVYVLGGTLGDGLGGETGGRAAYVDYVTPGILLITIAGAVQGAAISVAVDLTGGIVARFRTMAIARASVLTGHVLGSVLQTLLQLVVVLGVALLIGFRPDATAVEWLAATGVLVVATFALVWAAVAMGLAAKSVATASNLPMPLMLLPFFGSGFVPTDSLPGGLRWFAEHQPFTPIMETLRGLLLGTPIGAGAAVALGWCAVVALAGYACARRLYDRDRTR; translated from the coding sequence ATGACCACCCCGTCCCCGGCCGTCCGCGACTCGGTCACCATGCTGCGCCGCCAGTTGCGGCACATGTCGCGCAACCTCTCCACCGTCCTGATGCTGCTCGCGGTGCCGATCGTGTTCCTGCTGCTGTCGGTCTACGTGCTCGGCGGCACGCTGGGCGACGGGCTCGGCGGCGAGACCGGTGGTCGTGCCGCCTACGTCGACTACGTGACGCCCGGCATCCTGCTCATCACCATCGCCGGCGCGGTCCAGGGCGCGGCGATCTCGGTGGCGGTGGACCTGACCGGGGGCATCGTCGCGCGGTTCCGGACGATGGCGATCGCGCGGGCGTCGGTGCTGACCGGGCACGTGCTGGGCAGCGTGCTGCAGACCCTGCTCCAGCTCGTCGTCGTGCTCGGGGTGGCCCTGCTGATCGGCTTCCGCCCCGACGCGACCGCGGTGGAGTGGCTGGCCGCCACGGGTGTTCTCGTCGTGGCGACGTTCGCCCTGGTGTGGGCGGCCGTCGCGATGGGGCTGGCGGCGAAGTCCGTGGCGACGGCGAGCAACCTGCCCATGCCGTTGATGCTGCTGCCGTTCTTCGGCAGCGGGTTCGTGCCGACCGACTCGCTGCCGGGCGGGTTGCGGTGGTTCGCCGAGCACCAGCCGTTCACCCCGATCATGGAGACGCTGCGCGGCCTGCTCCTGGGCACGCCGATCGGCGCCGGCGCCGCGGTCGCGCTCGGCTGGTGCGCGGTGGTCGCGCTGGCCGGGTACGCCTGCGCGAGGCGCCTCTACGACCGGGACCGCACCCGCTGA